A window of Apium graveolens cultivar Ventura chromosome 8, ASM990537v1, whole genome shotgun sequence contains these coding sequences:
- the LOC141678701 gene encoding uncharacterized protein LOC141678701 translates to MAPPAHVSSEFASDSKRSINPNMETIRGNSSLLTNPRGKGLRCIKSEDSVLMDDPHTGLDTEEDVAVNINDSTDGTEYSSSFADSASGNEICSGLSDAEVQSQFFADDGLASAFDDFGAMFPMRKKKLTNHWRTYIRPLMWRCKWAELKIKEFGSQAIKCDREIFALNQRKHTSLHQHPIEESGSRSLPYTLQEQKQKVLKRRKRERIEDKVDTKSYMSNHNLFSYLGDKRSYQDGTLISDDLCNTERTTSSKDEFGLNNDWSFLEDKDTYLEQIFQKIEVVHSRVQKLKSQLDVVMSKNAAKFSSSENLSHLVPCDVQTSSVRSPTFSACNGDTTLMGGLYDPIHSISEYDLGDLMLPDSAVSSFGEAIHIPDIIESTVGMLSSVDVTQHYSQMGDSGEDIVDNIPIHNQAAEADEAYTSITSKNQQSKGTLKHQEPVKIKIEESNTNPVLPASGAEVVSEAAMSQEQLTPKSQLPSDFHFPKNKRKRGERKAGMANWSRQCPGDPGNK, encoded by the exons ATGGCTCCTCCTGCTCATGTGTCGTCAGAATTTGCTTCCGATAGCAAAAGGAGCATAAATCCTAATATGGAAACAATTAGGGGAAATTCTAGTCTATTGACAAATCCCCGTGGAAAAGGTTTGAGGTGCATAAAGTCTGAGGATTCTGTCCTAATGGACGATCCACACACAGGTCTGGATACTGAAGAGGATGTAGCAGTAAATATAAATGATTCTACAGATGGAACTGAGTATTCAAGTTCATTTGCTGACAGTGCATCTGGAAATGAGATCTGTTCTGGATTGAGCGATGCTGAAGTTCAGTCCCAATTCTTTGCTGATGATGGGTTGGCTTCTGCGTTTGATGACTTTGGTGCCATGTTTCCAATGAG GAAAAAGAAACTCACTAATCACTGGAGGACTTATATACGGCCCCTTATGTGGCGATGCAAATGGGCTGAACTTAAAATAAAGGAATTTGGGTCTCAGGCAATCAAGTGTGACCGAGAAATTTTCGCACTTAATCAGAGAAAACATACGAGTTTGCATCAACATCCAATAGAAGAATCTGGTTCGAGATCATTGCCATATACATTACAAGAGCAAAAACAAAAGGTCCTGAAAAGGAGGAAACGGGAAAGAATTGAAGATAAAGTTGATACGAAGTCATATATGTCAAATCACAACCTTTTTTCCTATCTTG GTGATAAGAGATCATATCAAGATGGAACTTTGATATCGGATGATCTATGTAACACAG AGCGAACTACATCCAGCAAGGATGAGTTTGGGCTTAATAATGATTGGTCATTCCTTGAAGATAAGGATACTTACTTGGAACAGATATTTCAGAAGATTGAAGTAGTGCATTCTAGAGTACAAAAGCTGAAATCTCAACTTGACGTGGTTATGTCAAAAAATGCTGCAAAGTTCTCATCTTCAGAAAATTTGAGCCATCTTGTTCCGTGTGATGTGCAAACAAGCTCTGTACGAAGTCCTACTTTTTCGGCTTGCAATGGAGATACAACATTAATGGGAGGTCTATATGATCCAATTCACAGTATATCCGAATATGATCTTGGAGACTTAATGTTGCCTGATAGTGCAGTTTCAAGTTTTGGAGAGGCTATACATATTCCAGATATAATAGAAAGCACTGTAGGAATGTTATCGTCTGTTGATGTCACTCAACATTATTCACAGATGGGAGATTCGGGTGAAGAT ATTGTGGATAACATCCCAATACATAACCAAGCAGCTGAAGCTGATGAGGCATACACTTCCATTACAAGCAAGAATCAGCAATCCAAAGGCACACTGAAGCACCAAGAGCCTGTGAAGATTAAAATTGAAGAAAGTAATACTAATCCAGTCCTTCCAGCATCAGGTGCTGAAGTAGTGTCAGAAGCTGCCATGTCCCAGGAGCAATTAACTCCAAAATCACAATTACCCTCAGATTTCCATTTTCctaagaacaaaagaaaaaggggAGAGCGTAAAGCTGGTATGGCGAACTGGAGCCGTCAATGCCCAGGTGATCCTGGTAACAAGTGA